From the Entelurus aequoreus isolate RoL-2023_Sb linkage group LG13, RoL_Eaeq_v1.1, whole genome shotgun sequence genome, the window GAAAaatgtctaattttttttttgtttttttttgacatttatctcgtgcgcacgagaaactttctcgtaagATGGAgagaaaaatgtataatttttttattttttatttttttttacatgtatctcgtgcgcacgagaaactttctcgcaaGATGGAgagaaaaatgtataatttttttttttttttttttgacatgtatctcatgcgcacgagaaactttctcgcaaGATGGAgagaaaaatgtataattttttttttttttttttgacatgtaaACTTTCTCGCAAGAAGGAgagaaaaatgtataatttttttttttttttttttttgacatgtaaACTTTCTCGCAAGATGGAGaggaaaatgtataatttttttttaaatttttttttacatgtatctcgtgcgcatgagaaagtatctcgtgtgcacgagatacatgtaaaaaaaaaaaaaaaaaaattatacatttttctcTCCATCTTGCGAGAAAGTttacatgtcaaaaaaaaaaaaaaaaaattatacatttttctcTCCATCTTGCGAGAAAGTttacatgtcaaaaaaaaaaaaaaaaaaattatacatttttctcTCCATCTTGCGAgacagtttctcgtgcgcacgagatacatgtaaaaaaaaaaaaaaaaaaaaaaattatacatttttctcTCCATCTTGCGAgacagtttctcgtgcgcacgagatacatgtctaaaaataaaaaataaaataaaaatattatacaccttttttttcccccatgtccctttaggggcttcgTAGgtttacacctcagcgtcaaatttattgttacttaaaaaaatgatacctgttagcatgctaacattggtaaTTGGTATGCtagccttttttgttgttgttttttttccatactaATTGTAGCGAAAATAAGATTTAGGCACAGAGTGGGGAAAAATAATAGAAAAATTTAAATCCCATCTTGTGGTGTCAAACTGCACTTTGAGGTCATTTGTTTTCTTGATTTTCTTGCTGACGTTTGGTGAGGACGACGTGTCTGAGCACATGCGTGTGCGTCAGCAGGAACCAGGAAGACACAAAAGTCAACAATGGCAACAATGCCATGAAAAGGAGTGACATGGAGGGCTTACCTGTGCAGGCCCCACAGAGTAGCGTCCACAAAGACCAGGTCCTGACCGCCACGAGCACACGGCGCTTTTTATACGTGGCGCTGCCCGACGGTAACCGTGCCGACGGGCGCGGGCCGCCGTCAGCACATTGCTGCGCACGTTCATTGTTCCACAGTGAGCTGCTGGCTCTGAAGTGGTGGCGGTGGGAGTGGGAGAAGGCCAACATGGCAGCTGCACATGAACACACACGCTGCAAAACAAAAACGACGACTCGTCAAAAACATGTCAGTTCCAAACACGCTTCAACCAGCTGAAATTGTTGGACTTTGTGTCTTTAGTTCACCTTTTCTTCTTCTGGTCTGCCTGCCTGCACGTGTCTCATCAAGCACACACTTTCACTTTGCTGCACAGTGggcacacaaatatacacataaacatatagtatatgtatatatatatatatgtgtgtgtatatgtatatgtgtatatatatatgtgtgtatatatatatacatatatatatacacacacatatacatatatacatatatatatatgtgtgtatgtataatatatatatatacagtatatataaatatatatgtgtgtgtgtgtgtgtgtatatatgtatatgtacacacacacacacacatatatatatatatatatatatatatatatatatatatatatatatatatatatatatatatatatatatatgtatatatatatatatatatatatatatatatatatatatatatatatatatatatatatatatatatatatatatatatatatatatatatatatgtatatatatatatatatatatatatatatatatatatatatatatatatatatatatatatatatatatatatatatatatacatatatatatatatagtctcctTCTGGCTGCATGAAGATGTAGATGTTtacttaaatatacatatatacataaatatatgtatatacatacacacacacacacacatttatgtatatgtatatatatatataaatgtgtacatatacatacacacacacacgcacacacacacacacatatatatacatatatatacaaacacagtatatatatatgtgtatgtatatacatatatatacatacacagtatatatatatatgtgtatgtatatatataaatatatatatatatatatgtatatgtgtacatatacatatacacacacacatatatatatatgtatatatatgtatatatatatacacacagtatatatgtgtgtatatatatatgtgtgtacatatacatatacacacacacacacacacacacatatatatatatatttatatatatatgtatatgtatatgtatgtatatatatatatatatatatatatatatatatatatgtatatatatatatatatacacacagtatatatgtgtgtatatatatatgtgtgtacatatacatatacacacacacacacatatatatatttatatatatatatgtatatgtatgtatatatatatatatgtatatgtatgtgtatgtatatatatatatatatatatatatatatatatatatatatatatatatatatatatatatatatatatatatatatatatatatatatatatatatatgaccccgaacggaacaagcggtagaaaatggatggatggatggaatcaatTTTAAACACCTTTTTAGTACATCTTCATGCAGCCAGAAGGAGAATTTatacttatacacacatatatatatatatatatatatatatatatatatatatatatatatatatatatatatatatatatatatatatatatatatatatatatatatatatatatatatatatatatatatatatatatatatatgtatgtatatatatatatatatgtatatatatatatatatatatatatatatatatatatatatatatatatatatatatatatatatatatatatatatgtgtgtgtgtataagtataaATTCTCCTTCtggctgcatatatatatatatatatatatatatatatatatatatatatatatatatatatatatatatatatatatatatatatatatatatatatatatatatatatatatatatatatatgtgtatatatatatatatatatatatatatatatatatatatatatatatatatatatatatatatatatatatatatatatatatatatatatatatatatatatatatatatatatatatatatatatttgtgtgtgtgtgtgtgtataagtataaATTATCCTTCTGGCTGCATGAAGATGTACTAAAAAGGTGTTTAAAattgattccatccatccatccatccattttctaccgcttgttccgttcagggtcacggggggtgctggagcctatctcagctgcattcgggcggaaggcggggtacaccctggacaagtcgccacctcatcacagggccaactgattcatgtaaaaaaaaaaaaatcctgctgtCATATCAACAGGATGAGGAGCTACAACCGGGAGACTAAAGCAGGTTGAAAGATGCTGCGTGTGTTCAACGTTGTGCTGATGACAGCTTCCACAACAAAAACAGTCGCGCCGAGTCAGCGCCACCGCTAAGCACCGTGACCTTTGACCCCGGGGCTGCACGCTCCAGCCAATGAGAAGCAGACACaaaaggtgtatatatatatccccacTGGCACACCCGCCCTCCATCTCTTTCTCCCCACGTCGCCACGGTTACGCCAGTAAGTTTCAACAATAGGACGAGAGCGCCGCTTTGATGGAATATGGGCAGAGtgtcatttattttaaaaatgacaacaaaaaagaTTGAAATGCGGCAATTTGAGATTGGTGGGCTTTTTGGCGAAGACGACGAGTCGGGGGAGGTTTAACTGGAGATGATGTGCCAGGTGTTGGATAGTAAACGTACTCTTTGTCGCTTGTCAACCTCATTTCTTCTTGTTTCTCCCGCAGATCTGACCATGTCTCACTCGGGCGCTCAAGGCAGCATCGGCAGCCACTCCGCCATGGGGCTGCGCGGTCACAAGGTACACCGAAGTCCAGATTGGCAACCAAAAGTGGTCCTGAGTCAGGGGGGTGTCCTCTGTGCGGCCCGTAGCTAACTATTGTTAGCATTGTCGTTTTGCtaaatttgtaggtatacacctcagcgtcaaatgtatttttacttaatagattttatttgtaaaaagcactttacattgagtaaacaacctcaaagtgctacagtgtattgaaacaaataaaaataaaatataaataaataaaaataaaaactagaacagcctaatagctagaactagtatgcgtatatctaaaaaaaaaaaagaagaagttttttttaaaaagcatccacagtctgtggtgccctcaggtggtcagggagagcgttccacagactgggagtgacaaatgatacctgttagcatgctaacattggtaaTTGGTAAGTTAGCTttatttaagctaattttgtagatgtacacctcagcgtcaaatttaTCGTTACTCGACAAATgatacatgttagcatgctaatatcggTAATTGGTATgctagttttttggtttttttagctaatttgtaGATTAAAAACCCCAGCGTCAAATTTATTGTTACTTTGAAAATGAtacctgttaacatgctaacattggtaATTGGTTTgctagcttcttctttttttacctaattttgtaggtacacacctcagcgtcaaatgtaTTGTTACTCGACAAATGATACCTGCATGCTAATGTTgtaatgctagcttttttaaagctaattttgtagtcatattttggtacttgatgcatgctaacgtcaaCGATTCACATCCTAATCGCGATTTTTAATCAAGCTAAAtggattcataattttaaaaaatcgatttaggtTTTTCTATTTCTTTTTCATAAGAATcagttttaaaaatatgttttttgtacaTCTCCACGCAACCAGAAGGGGATTGTTTgccctgtaacctgttttgaaaaagttttgctataaaaaagtaTAATAAACTGTGAGAactgttttgaatcaagaatcgtgttgaatcaagaaaCTAATCGTCacccaaagaatcggaatcggatcatTAGGGGTCCAAACAACacattttaaagacatttttcagGTGAACGCCTCAGAGTAACATTATATTCTGGTAATggacacatgctaatgttaccatgttaAAACGCTAACTGTAATGGTTAGcgttttaacatgttaacattagcatgctagctttttttttaacaggtatacacctcattgTCATATATTTTAACATTTCACGGATGCTAACTTTAAGCGAGCTATTAAAATAGTACTGCTaacatgctatcttttttttttacctcctcttttttgccacttgacgCTATCTgatcagcgtgctaactgttagcatttcagttcagctctGGCTCTTTGGCATTGACGTGACATTTCTACCCAACATGGGGGAAAAAGCATATTGTTTGcagggtgaaaactaccaaaatggtagtttttgtcaggttcaaacactgatgacatctattaaacaagacaagaagcaaggagttaaacagagacagaattaaatttggctcaattgaggagagacgtctgggctgtactcttgcacagtctccatcacgctctggcgaaagattgttccCTGATTACATGTTAACAACTTTTTCTAAGGGACAGAGGTCATAAacggccatcgcctttgattacaaacagttcaaagaaaaggtcggttcaaagaaaaggtcgtaagagaagaggtccctggaggggagtcaggccctgcttcctcaaaAAAATGACTTGTGAGTGTTTTCTTCCCGACAGATATACCTTTACGAGTTTGAGAACTTCCAGGGCCGGAGGACGGATCTGTTCGGGGAGTGCCGCAACCTGTGTGAGAAGGGTCTGGAGAAAATCGGCTCCATCCGCGTAGAAAACGGACCGTAAGTCACGGACGAGGTCAGAATTCTCTCATTCAGAAAGAAATGAAGATTATTTTGACATTATAGAGGCGTCAAGTTCCTGAATTTGAGgcaacttgtgattttatcatCAGTTATTGAAGTGTTTCTTTTAACCTTCACCTCAacaaaattggaaaacaaatcccgtattgatgttttactcgttgtataccacacagacttaaaagtagcatgctaacattggtaattggtatgctagctttttttttttttagctaattttgtaggtatacacctgagCGTCACATTTATTGTTACTTAAAAATGAtacctgttggcatgctaacattggtaattggtatgctagcttttttttaaaaatttaagctaattttgtaagtaTACACCTAAGCGTCAAAATGTATTGTTACtcgacaaatgatacctgttagcatgctaacattggtcaTTGGTATGCTAGCTTTaattaagctaattttgtaggtatacacctcagcgtaaaatgtattgttactcgacaaatgatacctgttagcatgctaacattggtaattggtatgctagctttttttttttttagctaattttgtaagtaTACATCTAAGCGTCAAATGTATTGTTACtcgacaaatgatacctgttagcatgctaacattggtcaTTGGtatactagcttttttttttttttttagcaaattttgtaggtatacacctgagCGTCAAATTTATCGTTACTcgatgaatgatacctgttaggaTGCTAACATCAGTAATTGGTATGCtagctttgttttgttttagctcattttgtaggtatacacctaagCGTCAAATGTATTGTTACTTgtcaaatgatacctgttagcatgctaatattggtGTATCCATGCAGTTGGGTGGGCTTTGAGCAGCAGAACATGAGCGGTGAGATGTTCATCCTGGAGAAAGGAGAATACCCCCGCTGGGACGCCTGGTCCAACAGCTACCGCTGCGACCGCATCATGTCGGTCAGGCCCGTCAAAATGGTAAGTTCCGTATTCAAAGCATTTGGATTTGACAAATTGTTCGGCTTGATTGAAAATGTAAAAGATATCCCAGATTACCCAAAAATTCTGGGTTTTCTGGGTAatttttccattgaaaatgaaGGGGCCATTTTTCGAACTCGATTCCaatcgttccaccatccacacactccacccacCTCGGACAATCAGACTAAaccaagttttttaaaaattccaggaattcccagaactcCCCGTTATCCAAAGCCCCATTTTCaccacttcctggaaagttttcacaatccgcatttttcaaccgtttttgaccattccaccttcaaaacattcttcttaattgggacaacaaacgtttttccttttttttttcgtaaaaatttCCAGTTTCCccgaaaatccaggaattttgaaaataccaattaaaaattaaaaatgttactgcgTCAACATTTTCTAACCGTttacaaaaattccaacaccaattgtggcgttatcaatattttcaaaaattccagtttttccccaAAATCAGATGAGAAGtgcgggatatgcagtcgattatatatttcctattcattgtcaatggggagaaaagtccctgaaattccaggagaaccgggaatttggggaaagggaagacATGTTTTGTGAAGAGCCCTAGTTGGGTCGATGGtggaaaggttggaattgggtaaaaaatggtgcaaaattttGAGAATTTGTGGATTTGTGGAACCATGAATACGTCcattaatttgaatgggaatttcgggaaaaactggaattttttggaattcatagttctacaaatCTCCAAATTCTCAAAATTTTGCGCCATGTTTTACCCAATTCCGACCTTTTAACCATCGACCCAAACTAGTGCTCTTCACAAAACATGtgttccctttccccaaattcccggttttcccagaatttcagggaattttctccccattgacaatgaataggaaatcgactgcatatcccacacttctcatacgattccaactgttccaccatccacacactccacccacCTTGGACAATCATACTAATCCAAGTttttcaaaaattccaggaattcccagaactcccgattttcaccacttcctggaaagttttcacggtccgcatttttcaaccgtttttgaccattctaccttcaaaacattcttcttaattgggacaacaacagtttttctttttttcgtaAAAATTTCCGGTTTCCCCGAAAATCCATGAATTTcgaaaataacaattaaaaattaaaatgtttctgCGTCAACATTTTCTAACcgtttccaaaaattccaacaccagccCGTTCATATCATCTCAAACAATTGTGGCGTTATCAATATTgtaaaaaattccagtttttcccgaaattcccattcaaatgaacggacgtattcatagttctacaaatccccaaattctcaaaattttgcgccaattttgggacaacaaaagttttTCTTTTTCTCATAAAAATTACcagtttccccgaaattccaggaattttgaaaATACCAATTAAATTCGAAATGTTACTGCATCAACTTTTTCTAACcgtttccaaaaattccaacaccagccCGTTCATATCATCTCAAACAATTGTGGCgttatcaatattttaaaaaattccagtttttcccgaaaACCCCATTCAAATGAACGTAGTTCTACAAATCCCCAAATTCTcaaaattttgcgccattttttacccaattccgacctttcaaccatcgacCCAAACTAGTGCGCTTCACAAAACATGTGTTCCCTTCcccaaaattcccgattttcccagaatttcagggaattttctccccattgacaatgaatagaaAATATACAATCGACTACATATCCCGCACTTCTCATccgattccaaccgttccaccatccacacactccacccaccttggacaatcaaactacaatCAAACTAaaccaagttttaaaaaaattccaggaatacccagaattcccggttttccaaagccctattttcaccacttcctggaaagttttcacagtctgcatttttcaaccgtttttgaccgttcccccttcaaaacattcttcttaattgagacaacaaaagtttttcttttttttttcataaaaatttCCAGCTTCCctgaaaatccaggaattccaaaaataCCAATTAAAATTCAAAATGTTACTGTGTCAACATTTTCTAACCGTTTCCAAAAATGCCAAAACCTGCCCGTTCATATCATCTCAAACAATTGTGGCGTTATCAATATTgtcaaaaattccagtttttcacgaaattcccattcaaatgaacggacgtattcatagttctacaaatccccaaattctcaaaattttgcgccaaatttgggacaacaaaagttgtTCTTTTTCTCATAAAAATTACCAGTTTCCCCGAATTTCCAGAAATTTAGAAAATACCAATTAAaattcaaaatgttactgcatCAACTTTTTCTAACcgtttccaaaaattccaacaccagccCGTTCATATCATCTCAAACAATTGTGGCgttatcaatattttaaaaaattccagtttttcccgaaattcccattcaaatgaacgtAGTTCTACAAATCCCCAAATTCTCAAAATTGTGCGCCACTTTTTACccaattccgacctttcaaccatcgacCCAAACTAGTGCGCTTCACAAAACATGTGTTCCcttccccaaaattcccggttttccca encodes:
- the crybb1l3 gene encoding LOW QUALITY PROTEIN: crystallin, beta B1, like 3 (The sequence of the model RefSeq protein was modified relative to this genomic sequence to represent the inferred CDS: inserted 1 base in 1 codon); this encodes MSHSGAQGSIGSHSAMGLRGHKIYLYEFENFQGRRTDLFGECRNLCEKGLEKIGSIRVENGPWVGFEQQNMSGEMFILEKGEYPRWDAWSNSYRCDRIMSVRPVKMDPQDHKICLYECHNFEGRKMEVCDEDIPSLWSYGFQDRVASIQVTGGTWVAYQYPGYXGYQYIMEAGSYKHWNEWGAHHPQVQSIRRVKDMQTHRRGCFETSA